A genomic stretch from Chitinophaga agri includes:
- a CDS encoding efflux RND transporter permease subunit: MSLVTSALKKPLSVVVLTIGMFLFSVLAVINIPIDIFPKLNLPTIYVIEPYGGMSPQQMEGFFATRLQDQFLYVNGIKNISSKNIQGLTMIKLSFYENTNMAEASAQVALQVNRAMKFFPPGALPPQVVRFDASSLPVGQLVFSCPNRSLKDIYDLANTRVRPMFGSVPGLSAPPPFGANSRSVIINVDPNRLRSYNMNADEVVEAIAKNNVMTPSGNIRINNTMYVTTINSLEKEVQDFGDIPVTTNGNSTVFVRDVARVSDAADVTVDYALVNGKRSVYIPVVKTADASTWDVVKQLKARLPEMQSLLPEDVQVSYEFDQSVFVINAVKSLLTEGLLGALLTGLMVLLFLRDLRSCLVVVITIPIAILMAVLGLYLAGQTINLMTLSGLALAIGVLVDQATVTIENIHQHLEMGKSKRQAIYEASEEIAFPLLLILLCILAVFAPSFIMNGVPKAMFLPLSLSIGFAMIASYFAAQSLVPVLANWWLKEGKFTAHAHPQEGGFEKFRARFVSLVEWLGKRSRLVIGSYIILAFGIAGIAFFTIGKDLMPHVNTGQFQVRLKQPDGTRLERTEEKVHQVLQLIDSTVDGHVAISSGYVGLIPSSYGTSNLYIFNSGTHEAVLQVNLEETYKVDIEELKDKLRAVIKAHMPEMRVSFEPVDMTEKIMAQGAATPIEVRVAGKDMKEIERYANTLVDNLKEVEFLRDVQIAQPLHYPVIKINVDRFKVAQMGLNMYQVARSVTASTSSSRFTEKNQWLDEKVAYTYQVQVQVPEYIMQTINDLKEIPLVKGQARPVLGDVATFSNSEMPGEFDRAGTRRFVTVSANIRDKDLGAATRVVQEAIDEMGEPPRGLKVELKGSSSLLTETLGSLQNGLLLAVVVIFLLLAANYQSFKLSFAVLVTVPAVIAGALVMLLLTGATLNLQSYMGMIMSTGVSVANAILIVTNAEKLRLEYKDAYRAAVASAGIRLRPILMTSLAMIAGMIPMATGLGESGDQTAPLGRAVIGGLIASTLAALLILPLVYAAIQRKSSYDDPSLMPENKIDEPKIAEIHV, encoded by the coding sequence ATGTCATTAGTTACCAGTGCACTAAAAAAGCCATTGTCGGTGGTCGTGTTAACCATCGGCATGTTCCTCTTTTCAGTGCTGGCAGTTATCAATATTCCGATAGATATCTTTCCTAAACTCAACCTGCCCACGATCTATGTCATAGAGCCTTATGGCGGTATGTCACCGCAGCAGATGGAAGGGTTCTTCGCGACCCGTTTACAGGACCAGTTCCTGTATGTGAATGGTATTAAAAACATCAGTAGTAAGAACATACAGGGGCTGACCATGATCAAGCTCTCTTTCTACGAAAACACAAATATGGCGGAAGCTTCCGCACAGGTAGCCCTGCAGGTGAACAGGGCCATGAAGTTCTTCCCGCCGGGCGCCCTGCCGCCGCAGGTAGTACGTTTTGATGCCTCCTCCCTGCCGGTAGGACAACTGGTGTTCAGTTGCCCGAACCGTTCGCTGAAAGATATCTATGACCTGGCCAATACGCGTGTCAGGCCAATGTTTGGTTCAGTGCCCGGACTATCGGCCCCGCCACCTTTCGGGGCTAACTCCCGCTCTGTGATCATCAACGTAGACCCTAACCGCCTGCGTAGTTACAATATGAATGCGGATGAGGTGGTAGAAGCGATTGCGAAGAACAACGTGATGACGCCTTCCGGGAATATCCGTATCAACAATACGATGTATGTAACCACGATCAACTCCCTGGAAAAAGAAGTGCAGGACTTTGGCGACATACCGGTGACAACCAATGGTAACTCAACGGTGTTCGTTCGTGATGTAGCCAGGGTATCAGATGCCGCAGATGTGACCGTGGATTATGCGCTGGTGAACGGGAAACGGTCGGTGTACATCCCGGTGGTAAAAACGGCAGATGCCTCTACCTGGGATGTGGTGAAACAGCTGAAAGCGAGGTTACCGGAGATGCAGAGCCTATTGCCGGAAGATGTCCAGGTGAGCTATGAATTTGATCAGTCGGTCTTCGTGATCAATGCGGTAAAAAGCCTGTTGACAGAAGGTTTGTTAGGTGCGCTGCTAACCGGTTTGATGGTACTGCTCTTTCTGAGAGATCTTAGAAGTTGCCTGGTCGTGGTGATCACCATTCCCATAGCTATCCTGATGGCGGTACTGGGATTGTACCTGGCAGGACAAACCATTAACCTGATGACGTTAAGCGGACTGGCGCTGGCCATCGGCGTGCTGGTGGACCAGGCCACGGTAACGATAGAAAATATCCACCAGCATCTGGAAATGGGAAAATCCAAACGGCAGGCCATTTACGAAGCCAGTGAGGAGATCGCCTTTCCGCTATTACTCATTTTACTTTGTATCCTGGCGGTATTTGCGCCTTCCTTTATCATGAACGGTGTGCCAAAGGCGATGTTCCTGCCGCTATCGCTGTCTATTGGTTTTGCGATGATCGCTTCCTATTTCGCTGCACAGTCGCTGGTGCCTGTACTGGCTAACTGGTGGCTGAAGGAAGGGAAGTTCACCGCTCACGCCCATCCGCAGGAAGGTGGTTTTGAAAAGTTCAGGGCACGCTTTGTATCGCTGGTAGAATGGCTGGGAAAACGTTCCCGCCTGGTGATCGGCAGCTACATCATACTGGCTTTTGGCATAGCGGGTATTGCGTTTTTTACGATCGGTAAGGACCTGATGCCACATGTCAATACCGGTCAGTTCCAGGTACGGCTGAAACAACCGGATGGTACCCGTCTGGAGAGAACAGAAGAAAAAGTACACCAGGTATTGCAGCTGATAGATAGTACGGTAGATGGTCACGTCGCGATCAGCTCCGGTTATGTGGGACTGATCCCCAGCAGCTACGGTACCAGTAACCTGTATATCTTCAATAGTGGCACGCACGAGGCGGTATTACAGGTTAATCTGGAGGAAACGTATAAAGTGGACATCGAGGAGCTGAAAGATAAATTAAGGGCTGTGATCAAGGCGCATATGCCAGAAATGAGGGTCAGCTTCGAACCGGTGGATATGACGGAAAAGATCATGGCACAGGGGGCTGCAACGCCTATTGAAGTGAGGGTGGCCGGAAAGGATATGAAGGAGATCGAGCGCTATGCTAATACGCTGGTAGATAATCTGAAGGAGGTTGAGTTCCTGCGCGATGTGCAGATCGCGCAGCCATTACACTATCCGGTGATCAAGATCAATGTAGATCGCTTTAAGGTGGCGCAGATGGGGCTGAATATGTACCAGGTGGCCCGTTCGGTGACCGCCTCGACTTCTTCCAGTCGTTTCACGGAAAAGAACCAGTGGCTGGACGAGAAGGTGGCTTATACTTACCAGGTGCAGGTGCAGGTGCCGGAATATATTATGCAAACGATCAATGACCTGAAGGAGATCCCCCTGGTAAAAGGGCAGGCCAGACCCGTCCTGGGAGACGTGGCCACATTCTCTAACAGTGAAATGCCGGGAGAATTTGACCGCGCTGGTACCCGTCGTTTTGTGACGGTAAGTGCCAATATCAGGGATAAGGACCTGGGTGCCGCTACCCGTGTCGTACAGGAAGCTATCGACGAAATGGGCGAGCCTCCGCGCGGACTGAAGGTGGAACTGAAGGGTAGTTCCAGCTTGCTGACGGAGACGCTGGGCAGTCTGCAGAACGGACTCTTACTGGCAGTGGTCGTGATATTCCTTCTGCTGGCAGCAAATTACCAGTCTTTTAAGCTCAGCTTTGCCGTATTGGTAACGGTGCCGGCAGTGATCGCAGGTGCGCTCGTTATGTTATTACTCACAGGCGCAACGCTGAATCTGCAATCTTATATGGGTATGATCATGTCTACCGGTGTATCTGTGGCGAATGCGATCCTTATCGTGACCAATGCGGAGAAACTGAGACTGGAATATAAGGACGCCTACCGCGCAGCCGTGGCAAGTGCCGGCATTCGTCTGAGGCCGATCCTGATGACCAGCCTGGCGATGATAGCCGGTATGATACCCATGGCGACAGGTCTGGGTGAATCCGGTGATCAGACGGCGCCATTGGGACGTGCGGTGATCGGTGGACTGATCGCCTCCACACTGGCGGCCCTGTTAATACTACCGCTGGTGTACGCAGCTATACAGCGGAAATCATCTTATGATGACCCTTCATTAATGCCTGAAAACAAGATTGACGAACCTAAAATTGCTGAAATACATGTATAA